A window from Chitinophaga filiformis encodes these proteins:
- a CDS encoding ATP-dependent Clp protease ATP-binding subunit, with the protein MDQNFSPQVKEIISFSREEALRLGNDFIGTEHLLLGIIREGEGTAVKILQALNVDLYELRKEVELAVKDKTGKNIANINSLPLTRQAEKVIRVTVLEAKALKSPTVETEHLMLSILKNKENVCTQILQQFDVDYDTFKNELGFVKSADPKAEFDDPGEEEFEDERKSFASKAKQTNTKSKTPVLDNFGRDITKLAESGSLDPIVGREQEIERVSQILSRRKKNNPILIGEPGVGKTAIVEGLALRIVQRKVSRVLFDKRVVSLDLAALVAGTKYRGQFEERMKAIMNELEKNRDVILFIDEIHTIVGAGGASGSLDASNIFKPALARGELQCIGASTLDEYRMYIEKDGALDRRFQKVMVDPPTVDETIQILNNIKPRYEEYHNVSYSEDAIEACVKLSDRYMTDRLLPDKAIDVLDEVGARVHLKNINVPQNILDLEKQIEDIKQEKNKVVKSQRFEEAAALRDTEKKLGEDLERAKNVWEEEVKHKRYPIDEEAIAEVVSMMTGIPVKRMVQAETEKLRRMGEDLKGAVVGQDEAITKVTKAIQRNRVGLKDPKKPIGTFIFLGPTGVGKTELAKSLARYMFDSEDSLVRIDMSEYMEKFSVSRLIGAPPGYVGYEEGGQLTEKVRRKPYSVILLDEIEKAHPDIYNILLQVLDDGILTDGLGRKVDFKNTLIIMTSNIGVRQLKDFGAGVGFTTSAKATSEEDNTKSVIEKALKRTFSPEFLNRIDDVIIFNSLSKEHIYTIIDITMQSVLKRLNNLGFSLELTDEAKGFLAEKGYDQQFGARPLHRAIQKYLEDPLAEEILNMNIHNGDVLLADLDKENQKLIFTLKNSPKSNKSEKSEA; encoded by the coding sequence ATGGACCAGAATTTTTCACCGCAAGTAAAGGAGATCATTTCGTTTAGCAGAGAGGAAGCTCTACGCTTGGGGAATGATTTCATCGGCACTGAGCACCTGCTGCTAGGCATAATTCGAGAAGGGGAAGGGACAGCTGTTAAAATTCTGCAGGCTTTAAATGTAGACCTTTATGAACTGCGTAAAGAGGTTGAATTGGCCGTAAAAGATAAGACAGGAAAAAATATCGCCAATATCAACAGTCTACCGCTTACAAGGCAGGCAGAAAAGGTAATACGCGTTACCGTGCTCGAGGCAAAGGCCCTCAAAAGCCCCACAGTTGAGACAGAGCACTTAATGCTTTCAATCCTCAAGAATAAAGAAAACGTTTGTACACAAATCTTACAACAGTTTGACGTGGATTACGACACTTTTAAAAACGAGCTGGGCTTCGTAAAATCTGCTGATCCTAAAGCGGAGTTTGATGATCCTGGAGAGGAGGAATTTGAAGATGAGCGCAAGAGCTTTGCCTCCAAGGCCAAACAAACTAATACGAAGTCTAAAACTCCTGTGCTGGACAATTTCGGCAGGGATATCACCAAGCTGGCCGAGAGTGGCAGCCTTGACCCTATAGTGGGTCGCGAGCAGGAAATTGAGCGTGTATCGCAGATATTGTCCCGCCGTAAAAAGAATAATCCGATCCTCATCGGGGAACCGGGCGTTGGTAAGACGGCTATCGTGGAAGGCCTCGCACTGCGTATCGTGCAGCGTAAGGTATCCCGCGTACTGTTTGACAAACGCGTGGTAAGCCTTGATCTGGCAGCCCTCGTGGCGGGTACCAAGTACCGTGGTCAGTTCGAGGAAAGGATGAAAGCCATCATGAATGAGCTGGAAAAAAACCGCGACGTTATACTTTTCATAGATGAGATCCACACCATCGTAGGTGCGGGAGGCGCTTCAGGTTCCCTGGATGCTTCCAACATCTTCAAACCTGCCCTGGCACGTGGAGAACTTCAATGCATCGGCGCCTCTACCCTGGACGAATACAGGATGTACATCGAGAAAGATGGTGCATTAGACCGCCGTTTCCAGAAAGTAATGGTAGATCCTCCAACCGTGGACGAGACTATTCAGATCCTGAATAACATCAAGCCACGTTACGAAGAGTACCACAACGTAAGCTATTCCGAAGATGCAATTGAGGCCTGCGTTAAACTCAGCGACCGCTATATGACAGACCGTCTGCTGCCCGACAAGGCAATCGACGTACTGGATGAAGTAGGCGCAAGAGTGCACCTCAAGAACATCAACGTACCGCAGAATATCCTCGACCTGGAAAAACAGATCGAAGACATCAAGCAGGAAAAAAACAAAGTAGTAAAGAGCCAGCGTTTTGAAGAAGCTGCTGCGCTGCGGGATACCGAAAAGAAACTGGGAGAAGACCTGGAGCGTGCAAAGAATGTGTGGGAAGAAGAAGTGAAGCATAAACGCTACCCGATCGATGAAGAGGCTATCGCAGAAGTAGTAAGCATGATGACAGGCATTCCTGTCAAACGTATGGTACAGGCCGAAACTGAAAAACTCCGCCGCATGGGTGAAGACCTGAAAGGCGCCGTAGTTGGTCAGGATGAGGCTATCACCAAAGTGACAAAAGCTATTCAGCGTAACAGGGTAGGGTTGAAAGATCCTAAGAAACCGATCGGTACCTTCATCTTCCTCGGACCTACCGGGGTTGGTAAAACCGAGCTGGCGAAATCCCTCGCGCGTTATATGTTCGACTCGGAAGATAGCCTGGTGCGTATCGACATGAGTGAATATATGGAGAAATTCTCCGTAAGCCGTCTGATTGGTGCGCCTCCGGGATATGTAGGTTATGAAGAAGGTGGTCAGCTGACTGAAAAAGTACGCCGTAAACCTTATTCCGTAATCCTCCTGGATGAAATTGAAAAAGCACACCCTGATATTTACAATATCCTGTTACAGGTATTGGATGATGGTATCCTGACTGATGGTCTGGGCCGTAAGGTAGACTTCAAGAATACACTCATCATCATGACCTCTAACATTGGTGTTCGTCAGTTGAAAGACTTCGGTGCAGGTGTTGGTTTCACTACCTCAGCAAAAGCAACCAGCGAAGAAGACAATACAAAATCAGTGATTGAAAAAGCATTGAAACGTACCTTCTCTCCTGAGTTCCTGAACCGTATTGACGATGTGATCATATTCAACTCGCTGAGCAAAGAGCATATCTATACTATCATAGATATCACCATGCAGAGCGTGCTGAAACGCCTGAACAACCTGGGCTTCAGCCTGGAACTGACAGACGAGGCGAAAGGCTTCCTCGCAGAGAAAGGTTACGACCAGCAGTTCGGCGCCCGTCCACTGCACAGAGCCATCCAGAAATACCTGGAAGATCCGCTGGCAGAGGAAATACTGAATATGAACATTCATAACGGAGATGTATTGCTGGCAGATCTTGACAAGGAAAATCAGAAGCTGATCTTTACTTTAAAGAACTCGCCAAAGAGTAACAAATCCGAAAAATCAGAAGCATAA
- a CDS encoding STAS domain-containing protein translates to MEFKIDTKEKILVVQPQITTLDANLSARFTKEVAELPGLEGRNLILDMELVEKADDTGIKAILTVYHQQYDSGMSCALTGLNSTLTNTIKKADETVYNLAPTMLEAIDLVMMEDLERELMQDED, encoded by the coding sequence ATGGAATTCAAAATTGATACCAAAGAAAAAATATTAGTTGTACAGCCTCAAATTACCACCCTGGATGCTAATTTGTCAGCCAGGTTTACTAAAGAAGTAGCAGAACTGCCAGGTCTGGAGGGCCGCAACCTTATACTGGACATGGAATTAGTGGAAAAAGCCGATGATACTGGGATTAAAGCCATTTTAACAGTATACCACCAGCAGTATGACAGCGGCATGTCGTGTGCACTTACCGGCCTTAACAGCACTTTAACAAATACAATAAAAAAAGCGGACGAAACAGTGTACAACCTTGCTCCTACTATGTTAGAGGCAATTGACCTGGTGATGATGGAAGATCTTGAAAGAGAATTGATGCAGGACGAGGATTAA